The following proteins are encoded in a genomic region of Glycine soja cultivar W05 chromosome 17, ASM419377v2, whole genome shotgun sequence:
- the LOC114393805 gene encoding bifunctional dTDP-4-dehydrorhamnose 3,5-epimerase/dTDP-4-dehydrorhamnose reductase, which translates to MGFPANGASAAQPLNFLIYGRTGWIGGLLGSLCRAQGISFHYGSGRLENRASLETDIALLKPSHVFNAAGVTGRPNVDWCESHKVETIRTNVVGTLTLADVCRDHGLILINYATGCIFEYDSDHPLGSGIGFKETDSPNFTGSFYSKTKAMVEDLLKNYDNVCTLRVRMPISSDLSNPRNFITKITRYEKVVDIPNSMTILDELLPISIEMGKRNLTGIWNFTNPGVVSHNEILEMYRDYVDPNFTWNNFTLEEQAKVIVAPRSNNELDAAKLKKEFPELLSIKDSLIKYVFEPNQKVKAQV; encoded by the exons ATGGGCTTCCCAGCCAACGGCGCCTCTGCGGCCCAGCCCCTAAACTTCCTCATCTACGGCCGCACGGGCTGGATTGGCGGCCTCCTCGGCTCCCTCTGCCGGGCCCAGGGCATCTCCTTCCATTACGGCTCGGGCCGCCTCGAGAACCGGGCCTCCCTCGAAACCGACATAGCCCTGCTCAAGCCCTCCCACGTCTTCAACGCCGCCGGCGTCACGGGCCGCCCCAACGTCGACTGGTGCGAGTCCCACAAAGTCGAGACCATCCGAACCAACGTCGTCGGAACCCTCACTCTCGCCGACGTCTGCCGCGACCACGGCCTCATTCTCATCAACTACGCCACCGGTTGCATTTTCGAGTACGACTCCGATCACCCCCTCGGATCCGGTATCGGCTTCAAAGAAACCGACTCTCCCAATTTCACCGGTTCTTTTTACTCCAAGACCAAGGCAATG GTAGAGGATCTGCTGAAGAACTATGATAATGTGTGTACATTGCGAGTGAGGATGCCTATCTCATCTGATTTATCGAACCCGCGCAATTTTATCACTAAGATCACTCGATATGAGAAGGTTGTGGATATTCCGAATTCGATGACTATATTGGATGAACTGCTTCCAATTTCAATTGAGATGGGGAAGAGGAATCTGACTGGGATCTGGAACTTTACTAACCCAGGAGTGGTTAGTCACAATGAAATCTTGGAGATGTACAGAGATTATGTTGACCCGAACTTCACCTGGAACAACTTCACTCTCGAGGAACAGGCCAAGGTGATTGTTGCTCCGAGGAGCAACAATGAGCTTGACGCTGCCAAATTGAAGAAGGAATTTCCAGAACTGTTGTCTATTAAGGATTCTCTTATTAAGTATGTCTTCGAGCCAAACCAGAAGGTTAAAGCTCAAGTCTAA
- the LOC114392067 gene encoding homeobox protein HD1-like has translation MQEAGLGMGMGMMSGEVSAAGDHHRQVKAEIANHPLYEQLLSAHVSCLRVATPIDQLPLIDGQLSQSHHLLRSYASHHSHSLSPHDRQELDNFMAQYLIVLCTFKEQLQQHVRVHAVEAVMACRDIESTLQALTGVSLGEGTGATMSDDEDDLQMDGSLDQSSADGHDMMGFGPLLPTESERSLMERVRQELKIELKQGFKSRIEDVREEILRKRRAGKLPGDTTSVLKAWWQQHAKWPYPTEDDKAKLVEETGLQLKQINNWFINQRKRNWHSNSQSVNSLKSKRKREYAH, from the exons ATGCAAGAAGCAGGGCTGGGAATGGGAATGGGAATGATGAGCGGAGAAGTATCCGCCGCCGGGGACCACCACCGTCAAGTGAAGGCGGAGATAGCCAACCACCCACTCTATGAACAGCTTCTATCTGCACACGTGTCATGCCTCCGCGTCGCGACACCTATCGATCAGTTGCCGCTCATCGACGGACAGTTATCGCAGTCCCACCATCTCCTCCGCTCTTATGCCTCACACCATTCCCATTCCCTCTCGCCCCATGACCGACAAGAACTTGACAACTTCATG GCACAATATTTGATTGTGTTATGTACGTTCAAAGAGCAGCTTCAGCAACATGTGAGGGTGCATGCCGTGGAGGCTGTGATGGCCTGCCGTGATATTGAAAGTACCTTGCAAGCTCTGACAG GAGTCAGTTTGGGAGAAGGAACAGGTGCAACAATgtcagatgatgaagatgatttGCAGATGGATGGCTCTTTAGATCAGTCTAGCGCTGACGGGCATGACATGATGGGATTTGGTCCATTGCTTCCTACAGAATCTGAAAGGTCCCTGATGGAAAGAGTTCGTCAGGAGCTTAAGATTGAGCTCAAGCAG GGTTTTAAGTCAAGAATTGAAGATGTTAGGGAGGAAATATTAAGGAAGCGGAGAGCTGGGAAATTACCAGGtgacacaacatcggttttaaaggCCTGGTGGCAGCAACATGCTAAGTGGCCCTACCCAACT GAAGATGACAAGGCAAAACTTGTGGAGGAGACAGGGTTGCAGCTGAAGCAAATCAATAATTGGTTCATCAATCAAAGGAAACGCAACTGGCACAGCAACTCTCAATCGGTTAACTCTCTGAAGTCCAAGCGTAAGAG AGAGTATGCCCACTAA